In a genomic window of candidate division WOR-3 bacterium:
- the gyrA gene encoding DNA gyrase subunit A, whose translation MREDSVVPVYIEDELRRSFLDYAMSVIVARALPDVRDGLKPVQRRILWTMNEMGLLPNRPFRKSAAVVGDVLGKYHPHGDAAVYDAMVRMAQDFSMRYPLVQGQGNFGSIDGDAAAAYRYTEARLAPLALELLRDIEKETVDFQPNFDGRLKEPVVLPAAFPNLLANGATGIAVGMATSIPPHNLGELIDGLVALIDDPQITVAGLMKHIKGPDFPTGGTIAGTDGVRQMYETGRGSFVVRGKVVFEEVKAGRDRLVITEIPYQVNKASLVERIAELVREKKIAGVADLRDESDREGMRIVLELRKETPKEVILNQLFKWTPLESSFGAILLVLVNNEPKVLNLKGLLEQFLEFRLETVTRRTKFELARAEERAHILEGLKIALKNIDAVIELIKKSKDTETARQGLVQKFKLTERQADAILEMRLARLTGLEREKIDEEYKGLIKEIARLKSLLSSRKLMMGEIRQELLELKKRFADERRTEILAEAPRDVSIEDLIKEEDMAVTITHRGYIKRMPVSVYRRQNRGGQGRTGVPVAEEDFVEGLFVASTHDYMMFFTDRGRCYWQKVYEIPEGSYASKGRSIANLVEMEKGECTSSYVAVREFSPDRYVFFVTRQGMVKRTSLEAFSNPRRKGIIAMTVDEKDALIATLLTSGRDDILLVTRNGMGIRFKETDVREMGRTAAGVRGIKLSKGDEVIGAVVCAPGSSLLTIFDNGFGKRTDFDLFPVQRRGGKGVIAAKPVEKSGKLACAKAVTDSSEVIITSRQGAVIRVKCSDIRRCGRATTGVKVMAVEKGDAVVDVALIEEGSV comes from the coding sequence GTGCGTGAAGATTCAGTAGTTCCGGTCTATATTGAAGATGAGTTGCGCCGGTCGTTTCTTGACTATGCGATGTCGGTGATCGTCGCCCGGGCACTGCCTGATGTTCGGGACGGTCTGAAGCCGGTGCAGCGGCGAATCCTCTGGACAATGAATGAGATGGGGCTCTTGCCGAACCGGCCGTTCCGGAAGTCGGCAGCGGTGGTGGGCGATGTGCTCGGTAAATACCATCCCCATGGTGATGCGGCGGTTTATGATGCGATGGTCCGGATGGCGCAGGATTTTTCCATGCGTTATCCGCTGGTGCAGGGGCAGGGGAATTTCGGTTCGATTGATGGTGATGCAGCAGCCGCCTACCGTTATACCGAAGCCCGGCTCGCACCGCTGGCGCTGGAGCTTTTGCGCGATATTGAGAAGGAGACGGTTGATTTCCAGCCCAATTTTGACGGCCGGCTCAAGGAGCCGGTGGTTCTGCCCGCCGCTTTTCCGAACCTGTTGGCAAACGGGGCAACCGGGATTGCGGTCGGAATGGCAACCAGTATTCCGCCCCACAATCTTGGCGAGCTGATTGACGGGCTGGTGGCGCTGATTGATGATCCCCAGATTACGGTTGCCGGGCTGATGAAGCATATCAAGGGCCCGGATTTTCCAACCGGCGGGACGATTGCGGGAACTGATGGTGTCCGCCAGATGTATGAAACGGGCCGGGGCAGTTTTGTCGTCCGGGGGAAGGTGGTTTTTGAGGAGGTGAAGGCGGGCCGGGACCGGCTGGTAATTACCGAGATTCCCTATCAGGTGAACAAGGCGAGTCTGGTGGAGCGGATCGCCGAGCTGGTCCGGGAGAAGAAGATCGCCGGGGTCGCGGATCTCCGGGATGAGTCGGACCGGGAGGGGATGCGGATTGTGCTCGAGCTCAGGAAGGAGACGCCGAAGGAGGTGATCCTTAATCAGCTGTTCAAGTGGACACCGCTGGAGTCCTCATTCGGCGCCATCCTGCTCGTGCTGGTGAATAATGAGCCGAAGGTGCTGAATCTCAAGGGGCTGCTCGAGCAGTTTCTTGAGTTCCGGCTCGAGACGGTCACGAGAAGGACGAAGTTTGAGCTCGCCCGGGCTGAGGAGCGGGCGCATATCCTGGAAGGGCTGAAGATTGCGCTCAAGAACATTGATGCGGTGATTGAGCTGATAAAAAAATCCAAGGATACCGAGACCGCGCGTCAGGGGCTGGTGCAGAAGTTCAAGCTTACGGAACGGCAGGCGGATGCGATTCTGGAGATGCGGCTGGCACGGCTGACCGGACTGGAGCGGGAGAAGATTGATGAGGAGTACAAGGGGCTGATCAAGGAGATTGCCCGGCTGAAGAGTCTGCTTTCGTCGCGCAAGCTGATGATGGGTGAAATCCGGCAGGAGCTCTTGGAGCTGAAGAAGCGGTTTGCCGATGAACGCCGGACTGAGATCCTTGCCGAAGCGCCGCGGGATGTGTCGATTGAGGATCTGATCAAGGAAGAGGATATGGCAGTTACGATCACCCACCGGGGCTATATCAAGCGGATGCCGGTCAGTGTTTACCGGCGTCAGAACCGCGGGGGCCAGGGCCGGACCGGGGTGCCGGTTGCGGAGGAGGATTTTGTTGAGGGGTTGTTCGTTGCTTCAACCCATGACTACATGATGTTTTTCACCGACCGGGGCAGGTGCTACTGGCAGAAGGTTTATGAAATTCCCGAGGGGTCCTATGCCTCCAAGGGGCGTTCAATTGCCAATCTGGTGGAGATGGAGAAGGGGGAGTGTACCAGTTCCTATGTGGCGGTGCGGGAGTTTTCCCCGGACCGGTATGTGTTTTTTGTGACCCGCCAGGGGATGGTCAAGCGGACGAGTCTTGAGGCATTCTCCAACCCGCGGCGCAAGGGAATCATTGCGATGACCGTGGATGAGAAGGATGCCCTGATTGCAACCCTGCTGACTTCGGGAAGGGATGATATTCTGCTTGTGACCAGAAATGGAATGGGAATCCGGTTCAAGGAGACCGATGTCCGGGAAATGGGCCGGACCGCTGCCGGTGTGCGCGGAATTAAACTGAGCAAGGGTGATGAGGTGATCGGCGCAGTGGTGTGTGCGCCGGGCAGTTCGCTGCTGACCATATTTGATAACGGTTTTGGCAAGCGGACCGATTTCGATCTGTTTCCGGTACAGCGGCGTGGCGGCAAGGGGGTGATCGCTGCCAAGCCGGTGGAGAAGTCAGGGAAGCTTGCCTGTGCCAAGGCGGTGACCGACTCCTCAGAGGTGATCATTACCTCGCGTCAGGGGGCGGTGATCCGGGTCAAGTGTTCTGATATCCGCAGGTGCGGCCGGGCGACTACTGGGGTCAAGGTGATGGCGGTGGAGAAGGGTGATGCGGTGGTCGATGTCGCCCTGATCGAAGAGGGTTCGGTTTAA
- a CDS encoding HAD-IA family hydrolase gives MNISCPQKITALLFDLFHTLTSLEVAGAPGSHTAELLGIDREVWNEHWLRDPPDYCLGLVPVEIPIARLARQLNPQVTEEQLRTAMQVRHQRFRHALTNIEPETLTGLQALRKAGYRLGLISNCGFDEVAHWHESPLAPLFDTAVFSCQVRLKKPDPEIYHLTAKQLGVKPENCLFIGNGGSDELNGARRAGMTPVLLTRHLEAVRPEHIIRMMPSARLYVRTVGDLKILLENCRA, from the coding sequence ATGAACATCTCCTGCCCGCAAAAGATTACCGCTCTGCTCTTTGACCTGTTTCACACCCTGACCTCACTTGAGGTTGCCGGTGCACCGGGGAGTCACACCGCCGAACTGCTGGGGATTGACCGTGAGGTCTGGAATGAACACTGGCTCAGGGACCCGCCGGACTACTGCCTCGGCCTGGTGCCCGTGGAGATCCCGATCGCCCGGCTGGCGCGTCAGCTCAATCCGCAGGTAACTGAGGAACAGCTCAGAACCGCAATGCAGGTCCGGCACCAGCGCTTTCGCCATGCACTTACTAACATCGAACCGGAAACACTCACTGGACTCCAAGCCCTGCGCAAAGCGGGCTACCGCCTGGGACTGATCTCAAATTGCGGTTTTGATGAAGTTGCCCACTGGCACGAGTCTCCGCTTGCCCCGCTCTTTGATACCGCGGTCTTCTCCTGCCAGGTCCGGCTCAAGAAACCGGATCCGGAAATCTACCATCTTACTGCAAAACAGCTTGGCGTTAAACCGGAGAACTGTCTGTTCATTGGCAACGGCGGCTCAGATGAACTCAATGGTGCCCGGCGTGCCGGCATGACCCCGGTGCTTTTAACCCGTCATCTTGAGGCAGTAAGACCGGAACACATTATCAGAATGATGCCCTCTGCCCGGCTCTATGTCCGGACGGTCGGCGACCTGAAAATCCTTCTGGAAAACTGCCGGGCTTAA
- a CDS encoding deoxynucleoside kinase, which produces MGAQLSYLAIEGPIGVGKTALAELLARRLQARLVREVVEENPFLEKFYRDMRGYAFQTQLFFLLSRHRQLQEVFQSGMVLMEGALVPEQAVVSDYLFEKDRIFATLNLTEHELALYYRIYELIRRDIPKPDLVVYLQARVEVLLARIRQRGRPFEVDIDPEYLGTLANLYNSFFLHYEEAPVLIVNTDRLDFVASQDDFEELLRAILEHRSGRKFYSPRSRR; this is translated from the coding sequence TTGGGAGCGCAGCTGAGTTATCTGGCGATTGAAGGGCCGATCGGCGTCGGGAAAACCGCACTGGCAGAACTGCTGGCAAGGCGCCTGCAGGCCCGGCTGGTGCGTGAGGTGGTGGAGGAGAATCCGTTTCTGGAAAAGTTTTACCGGGATATGCGCGGCTATGCGTTTCAGACGCAGCTGTTTTTTCTGCTTTCCCGGCACCGGCAGTTGCAGGAGGTATTCCAGTCCGGGATGGTGCTGATGGAAGGGGCGCTGGTGCCGGAACAGGCGGTGGTCAGTGACTATCTGTTTGAGAAGGACCGGATATTTGCCACGCTTAATCTGACCGAGCATGAGCTGGCGCTCTATTACCGGATTTATGAGCTGATCAGGCGGGATATTCCCAAGCCGGATCTGGTCGTATATCTGCAGGCACGGGTGGAGGTACTGCTGGCGCGGATCCGGCAGCGGGGCCGGCCGTTTGAGGTGGATATTGATCCGGAGTATCTGGGCACGCTGGCAAATCTCTACAATTCATTCTTTCTCCATTACGAAGAGGCGCCGGTGCTGATTGTCAATACCGACCGGCTGGACTTTGTCGCCAGTCAGGATGATTTTGAGGAGTTGCTGCGGGCGATCCTGGAACACCGTTCGGGCAGGAAATTCTATTCGCCCCGGAGCCGGAGGTAG
- a CDS encoding cold shock domain-containing protein: MQHGAVKWYDAEKGYGFIKPELGDRDVFVYASDITGTEERALKPGERVSFEIAETVHGPRAINVRREAV; this comes from the coding sequence ATGCAGCATGGTGCGGTAAAGTGGTATGATGCAGAGAAGGGGTATGGATTTATCAAGCCGGAGCTCGGTGACCGGGATGTCTTCGTCTACGCCTCGGACATCACCGGAACCGAGGAGCGGGCACTGAAGCCCGGAGAGCGGGTAAGTTTTGAAATTGCTGAGACCGTGCACGGACCGCGGGCGATCAATGTCCGCCGGGAGGCGGTCTGA
- the folK gene encoding 2-amino-4-hydroxy-6-hydroxymethyldihydropteridine diphosphokinase codes for MVTEVYLGVGSNSGDREENLYRALAELVKLGPLQRSAWYETEPAGMSAGTPHFLNGAVRLWTGLSLEALHVRTGEIETRLGREPARSPDGPKRSRAIDIDILFFNHQVIGWQADKPDLGAQLIVPHPRLHERAFVLVPLAELAPDFRHPVLGLTVRELLAKVDTSGVRPWERS; via the coding sequence ATGGTGACAGAAGTGTATCTGGGCGTGGGCAGTAATTCAGGCGACCGGGAGGAAAATCTTTACCGGGCGCTTGCCGAACTGGTCAAGCTCGGTCCGCTCCAGCGGTCCGCATGGTATGAGACCGAACCCGCAGGTATGTCGGCAGGAACTCCGCATTTTCTCAACGGCGCAGTCCGGCTCTGGACCGGATTGAGTCTTGAGGCGCTTCATGTCCGGACAGGTGAGATTGAAACCAGGCTCGGCCGGGAACCGGCGCGGTCTCCAGACGGACCGAAACGGTCACGGGCCATCGATATTGATATTTTATTTTTCAATCATCAGGTTATCGGCTGGCAGGCAGATAAACCTGACCTTGGGGCACAGCTCATTGTGCCCCACCCGCGCCTGCACGAGCGGGCGTTTGTGCTTGTGCCCCTTGCCGAGCTGGCGCCGGACTTCAGGCATCCGGTGCTGGGATTGACGGTGCGGGAGCTCTTGGCAAAGGTTGATACTTCGGGGGTGCGACCTTGGGAGCGCAGCTGA
- a CDS encoding NAD(P)H-hydrate dehydratase, producing the protein MLPVVTGRQMQQIDRLAMENWGISGLVLMENAGRSVVDYLTAELSDFPHQRFLVICGKGNNGGDGLVITRHLLNRNLPVECAVLGKITELKGDARTNAQILLNAGFPLVEITAMEQLSCLLSGEKVIIDAIFGTGLASPPTGIYAQAIELINQSGAQVVSVDIPSGVNADTGEVLEPAARARITVTMALPKLGLLLYPGKSCAGKLLIADIGIPRKLLQEAGDTFLVDADSVRKLLPFRPPDGHKGTFGTCLLVCGSRGFTGAACLTAMAAVRAGAGLVRLAYPESLSPIIESAVLEPVKHPLPETKEKTLSLQALEPLARLTAGADAVAIGPGISTHPETRQLLMELLPRIEKPLVIDADGLNNLAGEVTTLSRLKPPVILTPHPGELSRLTGIPVQEINRRRVEIAREFSSLHNLFLVLKGAPTVIAAPDRRVFINPTGNSGLGSGGTGDVLTGLLAGLLAQGASPLNAAISAVFIHGLAADIGASRLTEYSLAAGDLLSLIPQAMHQLLTATGA; encoded by the coding sequence ATGCTTCCGGTCGTTACCGGCAGACAGATGCAGCAGATCGACCGCCTGGCAATGGAAAACTGGGGTATTTCCGGGCTGGTGCTGATGGAAAACGCCGGCCGGAGTGTCGTTGACTATCTTACTGCGGAACTCTCCGATTTTCCCCATCAGCGGTTTCTTGTCATCTGCGGTAAGGGCAATAACGGCGGCGACGGGCTGGTGATAACCCGGCATCTGCTGAACCGCAATCTGCCGGTTGAATGTGCGGTCCTCGGCAAGATCACAGAACTCAAAGGCGATGCCCGGACCAATGCCCAAATCCTGCTCAACGCCGGCTTCCCGCTGGTGGAAATTACCGCCATGGAACAGCTCTCCTGTCTGCTTTCCGGAGAAAAGGTCATAATCGACGCCATCTTCGGCACCGGGCTTGCCAGCCCGCCGACTGGCATTTATGCCCAGGCAATCGAACTGATTAATCAGAGTGGTGCCCAGGTTGTCAGTGTCGACATACCGTCCGGAGTGAATGCCGATACCGGTGAGGTCCTCGAACCGGCGGCCCGTGCCCGGATTACGGTCACGATGGCGCTACCCAAACTGGGGCTGCTGCTCTATCCAGGAAAAAGCTGTGCCGGAAAACTGCTGATCGCCGACATCGGAATACCCCGGAAACTGCTTCAGGAGGCTGGGGATACATTTCTGGTGGACGCCGATTCGGTCCGCAAACTCCTGCCTTTCCGTCCCCCGGATGGACACAAGGGCACATTCGGCACCTGCCTGCTTGTCTGCGGTTCCCGGGGCTTTACCGGTGCCGCCTGTCTGACTGCAATGGCGGCGGTGCGCGCCGGTGCCGGGCTGGTCCGGCTCGCCTATCCGGAAAGTCTGAGCCCGATTATTGAGTCAGCTGTGCTGGAGCCGGTAAAGCATCCCCTGCCGGAAACCAAAGAGAAAACACTGAGCCTGCAGGCACTTGAACCGCTCGCTCGGCTTACTGCCGGTGCGGATGCAGTTGCCATCGGTCCCGGTATCTCAACTCATCCTGAAACGCGCCAGCTGCTTATGGAACTGCTGCCCAGAATTGAAAAACCGCTCGTCATTGATGCCGATGGTCTGAACAATCTTGCCGGTGAAGTTACAACGCTCAGCCGGCTCAAACCGCCGGTGATCCTCACTCCGCATCCGGGCGAACTGTCACGGCTCACCGGCATCCCGGTCCAGGAGATCAACCGGCGCCGGGTTGAGATCGCCCGGGAGTTCAGCTCGCTGCATAACCTTTTTCTCGTGCTCAAGGGTGCCCCGACCGTCATCGCTGCTCCTGACCGCAGGGTATTTATCAACCCCACCGGCAACTCGGGTCTGGGCTCTGGAGGCACGGGCGATGTCCTGACCGGACTGCTCGCCGGTCTGCTGGCTCAGGGTGCTTCGCCCCTGAACGCCGCCATCAGTGCGGTGTTTATCCACGGGCTGGCAGCAGACATCGGTGCCTCCCGGTTAACCGAATACTCGCTGGCAGCGGGCGATCTCCTCAGCCTGATCCCGCAGGCAATGCACCAGCTGCTCACCGCAACCGGAGCCTGA
- the panB gene encoding 3-methyl-2-oxobutanoate hydroxymethyltransferase has product MAADSGKITTRRLRKMKALGEKIVCLTAYDFTFARIIDRSGVDVILVGDSAANVVYGMRTTLTIGMEEMLLHTRAVASGVERALVVSDMPFLSFQVSPERAVENAGRLLQAGAEAVKVEGAGPVLEVVRRLVAFGIPVMGHLGLTPQAVHQLGGYRLQARKPEEQERLLADALALEAAGCFALVLEKVPAEVAATVTRRLQIPTIGIGAGPECDGQVLVLQDLLGLSDEPRLKFVKQYAELSRIVQTAVAEYCSEVRSGRFPGKEHSFYLDEGK; this is encoded by the coding sequence ATGGCTGCCGATTCCGGGAAAATTACCACCCGCCGGCTGCGGAAAATGAAGGCGCTCGGGGAAAAAATTGTCTGTCTGACTGCGTATGACTTCACCTTTGCCCGGATTATTGACCGCTCCGGGGTGGATGTCATTCTGGTCGGCGATTCGGCGGCAAATGTCGTCTACGGCATGCGCACAACCCTGACGATCGGGATGGAGGAGATGCTTCTGCACACGCGGGCGGTGGCAAGCGGGGTTGAGCGGGCGCTCGTGGTCAGTGATATGCCGTTTCTCTCCTTTCAGGTGTCGCCGGAAAGGGCGGTGGAGAATGCCGGCCGGCTGCTTCAGGCCGGGGCAGAGGCGGTCAAGGTCGAGGGTGCGGGTCCGGTGCTGGAGGTGGTCAGGCGGCTGGTGGCGTTCGGAATTCCGGTAATGGGACATCTCGGACTGACACCCCAGGCGGTTCATCAGCTGGGCGGTTACCGCCTACAGGCAAGAAAGCCTGAGGAGCAGGAGAGGTTGCTGGCGGATGCGCTGGCGCTGGAAGCAGCGGGCTGTTTTGCGCTCGTCTTGGAAAAGGTGCCGGCGGAAGTGGCGGCGACTGTCACGCGCCGTCTCCAGATTCCGACTATCGGTATCGGTGCCGGACCGGAGTGCGACGGTCAGGTGCTCGTGCTTCAGGATCTGCTCGGGCTGAGCGATGAACCCCGGCTCAAGTTTGTCAAGCAATATGCTGAACTCAGCCGGATTGTCCAGACGGCGGTTGCGGAGTACTGTTCCGAGGTGCGCAGCGGCAGGTTCCCCGGAAAAGAGCACAGCTTCTATCTGGATGAAGGAAAATAA
- a CDS encoding tetratricopeptide repeat protein encodes MLNLRRMVLTVCALFVIAGAQNVPLDALLRGGRIHYQGGRYERAREQFQKALDQYGSTADSKTLAQIHLWLGLCDAQLNQLIPAAGHFLAAISNDSSIVEDIRKDEQQTHWSWTALIAASRDNLNAGEYEKAISFARAALLIEPAKSQTYALIANAYSALGKFDEMLKTAREMLSLNTGSAEAYSLIGLYYLQVPDSLLPRETRRSRWDSTSYYYHQALRIYQARYDSAYAELVNLLKLSDTAQVRKIARNLVDKQRYAGPEELRRYIEKELNQEKQLQQIAQVTSRLFYAANNLNVTSTRLGSALLRASAETRGDTSNKYRTQAEQLFQQALANDPYDYSALFNLGIAQYQAKKDSLAMISFARVIENTVVPVAKLPGTLQQQLVSLVTTDVVPRGYLEITGPLARQIDSALATLGYYGGGFVYLYFPHLKGQQDLSAVTPEGVFLSNENPVQLENIYLLLGVSRTGIGLSLIESGKKDAGREFLKQAIEDLMMTTKINPDNAEAWLNLVHCYRETGEKDKAAAAYERYKKLKQ; translated from the coding sequence ATGCTTAATCTTCGGCGGATGGTTCTAACTGTCTGCGCCCTGTTTGTCATCGCCGGCGCCCAGAATGTGCCCCTGGATGCGCTGCTGCGCGGCGGCAGGATCCACTATCAGGGCGGCAGATATGAACGGGCACGGGAGCAGTTTCAGAAGGCACTGGATCAGTATGGCAGTACTGCAGACAGCAAGACCCTCGCTCAGATTCACCTCTGGCTCGGACTCTGCGATGCTCAGCTGAATCAGCTGATTCCGGCTGCCGGACATTTTCTCGCCGCAATCAGTAACGACAGCTCGATTGTCGAGGACATTCGCAAGGATGAACAGCAGACCCACTGGAGCTGGACCGCACTCATTGCTGCCAGCCGGGACAATCTGAACGCCGGGGAATACGAAAAGGCGATCAGCTTTGCCCGTGCCGCCCTGCTGATTGAACCGGCAAAGTCCCAGACCTATGCGCTGATTGCCAATGCCTACAGCGCACTCGGTAAATTCGACGAGATGCTGAAGACCGCCCGCGAGATGCTGTCTCTGAACACCGGCAGTGCCGAAGCCTATTCGCTGATCGGGCTGTATTACCTGCAGGTTCCGGACAGCCTGCTGCCCAGGGAGACAAGACGCAGCCGCTGGGACTCCACCAGTTATTATTATCATCAGGCACTGCGGATTTATCAGGCGCGTTATGACAGCGCCTATGCGGAGCTGGTGAATCTCCTGAAATTGAGCGACACCGCCCAGGTCCGGAAAATCGCCCGGAATCTGGTTGACAAACAGCGCTATGCCGGACCGGAGGAGCTCCGGCGCTATATTGAGAAGGAGCTGAATCAGGAAAAACAGCTCCAGCAGATTGCCCAGGTAACCTCGCGCCTTTTCTACGCCGCCAACAATCTGAATGTCACCTCCACCCGGCTCGGCTCTGCCCTGCTGCGTGCTTCAGCCGAAACCCGGGGCGACACCTCCAACAAATACCGCACCCAGGCGGAACAGTTATTCCAGCAGGCACTTGCCAATGACCCTTATGACTATTCCGCCCTTTTTAATCTCGGGATCGCCCAGTACCAGGCGAAGAAAGACAGCCTGGCGATGATTTCTTTCGCCCGGGTGATCGAAAACACCGTCGTGCCGGTAGCAAAATTACCAGGCACGCTGCAGCAGCAGCTTGTGTCTCTTGTCACCACTGATGTCGTCCCCAGGGGCTATCTCGAAATCACCGGACCGCTTGCCCGTCAGATTGACAGCGCACTTGCCACTCTCGGTTACTATGGGGGTGGCTTTGTTTATCTCTACTTCCCGCACCTCAAAGGACAGCAGGACCTCTCCGCCGTCACTCCGGAAGGGGTATTCCTGAGCAACGAGAATCCGGTTCAGCTGGAAAACATCTATCTGCTGCTCGGGGTGAGCCGGACCGGCATCGGGCTGTCGCTGATTGAATCCGGGAAGAAGGATGCGGGACGGGAGTTTCTGAAACAGGCAATCGAGGACCTGATGATGACCACGAAAATCAATCCGGACAACGCCGAAGCCTGGCTCAACCTTGTGCACTGTTACCGCGAGACGGGCGAGAAGGACAAGGCAGCCGCCGCCTATGAGCGGTATAAGAAATTAAAACAATAA
- a CDS encoding DUF2130 domain-containing protein — protein sequence MNLALPHMENLKEIKIRGNNTLAEKTEPCPLCGTMLPYKKWLKVVGVYEAQQRYKKELEEKLKQAKEQKNKLIIEYRKIRQKEKELKLQTAQKLQAERKKIRKIYSNLKAKEKNLKAEFEKKFRLQQEKLKAKYEKAVDQVRKEGIKIGAQKEKAKAEKLRNQLDKIKQTYELSKLKLKEKLEREKQVALEKLEREKQMELKRVRREALKAGIEKQKAQTQRMEKLLEKYRKARDEAIERARQYEEMLKKGTTPQVEGFDFEKELAHQLKHAFPKDEIKTTGKKGDIIQTIKSEGKPIGKIIYECKKTHKFHNKFVEQIRRDKIRATADYGVIVTWAFKENRQGFWLEGDIIIVHPFGVLDVATFLREILIQMYSLKLSKSELETKGKSLLEFMQSDDFRSRIQDSIEMSRNAYEILQKEVKTHVNTWKKRFKIYETIFQNTGAIRDIVRYVLLHGTIPKGLPANREFPMLPPVAIKK from the coding sequence TTGAATTTGGCGCTTCCCCATATGGAAAACTTAAAAGAAATCAAAATACGCGGAAATAACACGCTGGCAGAAAAAACCGAACCATGCCCGCTGTGCGGTACTATGCTTCCATACAAAAAATGGTTAAAAGTGGTTGGTGTCTATGAAGCGCAGCAACGTTATAAAAAGGAATTAGAAGAAAAATTAAAACAAGCAAAAGAACAAAAGAACAAGTTGATCATTGAATACAGAAAAATTCGACAAAAAGAGAAAGAACTGAAACTTCAGACTGCGCAGAAGTTGCAAGCAGAGCGAAAGAAAATAAGAAAAATATACTCGAATTTAAAAGCAAAAGAAAAAAATCTTAAGGCGGAATTTGAAAAGAAATTCAGGTTACAGCAGGAAAAACTAAAAGCGAAATATGAAAAAGCGGTCGACCAAGTCAGAAAAGAAGGAATAAAAATAGGAGCCCAGAAAGAAAAAGCTAAAGCTGAAAAACTTCGAAATCAGCTTGATAAAATTAAACAGACTTACGAACTATCAAAACTTAAATTAAAAGAAAAGCTTGAAAGGGAAAAACAAGTTGCACTGGAAAAATTAGAGCGAGAAAAACAGATGGAATTAAAAAGAGTTCGACGGGAAGCTCTAAAGGCTGGTATTGAGAAACAGAAAGCTCAAACCCAACGAATGGAGAAATTGCTCGAGAAATATCGTAAAGCACGAGATGAAGCAATCGAACGCGCAAGGCAATATGAAGAAATGCTAAAGAAAGGGACAACCCCTCAAGTCGAAGGATTTGACTTTGAAAAGGAACTTGCCCATCAACTCAAACATGCATTCCCGAAAGATGAAATAAAAACTACAGGCAAAAAGGGAGACATAATACAGACCATTAAATCAGAAGGCAAACCAATAGGTAAAATTATCTATGAATGCAAGAAAACTCATAAATTCCATAATAAATTTGTTGAGCAAATCAGGCGTGATAAAATTAGAGCCACAGCTGACTATGGTGTAATTGTCACTTGGGCCTTCAAAGAAAATCGACAAGGATTCTGGCTGGAAGGTGATATAATCATTGTACATCCTTTTGGAGTGCTTGATGTGGCAACATTTCTTCGAGAAATACTTATACAGATGTATTCACTGAAATTATCAAAATCGGAATTAGAAACCAAAGGCAAGTCCTTACTTGAGTTCATGCAATCGGATGATTTTAGAAGCCGAATCCAAGATTCAATTGAGATGAGCAGAAATGCTTATGAAATTTTACAAAAGGAAGTTAAAACTCATGTAAACACTTGGAAAAAAAGGTTTAAAATTTATGAGACTATTTTCCAAAATACTGGTGCTATTAGAGATATTGTCCGCTACGTATTACTTCATGGTACAATCCCGAAAGGACTACCTGCAAACAGAGAATTTCCCATGCTTCCGCCTGTTGCCATAAAAAAATAA